The following coding sequences lie in one Nycticebus coucang isolate mNycCou1 chromosome 18, mNycCou1.pri, whole genome shotgun sequence genomic window:
- the B4GALNT2 gene encoding beta-1,4 N-acetylgalactosaminyltransferase 2 isoform X1, producing the protein MTSSGSRALWLFKMTVLLSGLGTVLFMFRSVSLQAVFGSLKPEPPHPLGVQGLKLLPEERLRDLFNYDGIWLFPKNQCKCEVIKGQEGYNFEDAYGQSDLPAVKARRRAEFEHFQRREGLPHPPPLLAQPNLPFGYPVYGVEVMPLHTIPIPGLQFEGPEAPVYKVTLTASLGTLNTLADIPDSVVQGRGQKQLTISTSDRKLLKFILQHMTYTSMGYQHHMVDTVSLESKSSVAKFPVTIRHPVIPKLYDPGPERKLRNLVTIATKTFLRPHKFMTMLRSIREYYPDLTVIVADDSKKPMNIKDSHVEYYTMPFGKGWFAGRNLAISQVTTKYVLWVDDDFIFNNKTKIEVLVDVLEKTELDVVGGSVLGNVYQFKLLLEQSENGDCLHKRKGSFQPLEGFPSCVLTSGVANFFLAHTERLQRVGFDSRLQRVAHTEFFIDGLGSLLVGSCPDVMIGHQSRSPTVDLDLAALEKIYNTYRTNTNAQIQYKLALHYFKNHLQCAT; encoded by the exons CTCTAGAGCTCTGTGGCTCTTCAAGATGACAGTCTTACTCTCGGGACTTGGCACTGTTTTGTTTATGTTCAGAAGCGTGTCCCTTCAAGCAGTGTTCGGTAGCCTTAAGCCAGAGCCCCCACATCCTTTGGGTGTCCAGGGGTTGAAGCTTCTACCTGAAGAACGTCTTAGGGACCTCTTTAACTACGATGGAATCTG GCTGTTCCCGAAAAACCAGTGCAAATGTGAAGTCATCAAAGGTCAGGAAGGTTATAACTTTGAGGATGCCTATGGCCAGAGCGACCTCCCCGCCGTGAAAGCCAGGAGACGGGCTGAATTTGAACACTTTCAGAGGAG AGAAGGGCTGCCCCATCCACCACCCCTCCTGGCTCAGCCCAACCTCCCCTTTGGGTATCCAGTTTATGGAGTGGAGGTGATGCCCTTGCACACAATTCCCATCCCAG GTCTACAGTTTGAAGGGCCAGAAGCCCCAGTCTATAAG GTCACCCTAACAGCTTCTCTGGGGACACTGAACACACTAGCTGACATCCCAGACAGTGTGGTGCAGGGCAGAGGCCAGAAGCAGCTGACCATTTCCACCAGTGACCGGAAGCTTCTCAAGTTCATCCTCCAGCACATGACATACACCAGCATGGGGTACCAGCACCACATGGTGGACACGG TGAGTCTAGAGTCCAAGTCCTCAGTGGCCAAGTTTCCAGTGACCATCCGCCATCCTGTTATTCCCAAGTTATATGACCCTGGACCAG AGAGGAAGCTCAGAAACCTGGTGACCATTGCCACTAAGACTTTCCTTCGCCCCCACAAGTTCATGACCATGCTCCGGAGTATTCGAGAGTATTACCCAGACTTGACGGTGATAGTGGCTGACGATAGCAAGAAGCCCATGAACATTAAAGACAGCCACGTGGAGTATTACACCATGCCCTTTGGGAAG GGTTGGTTTGCCGGTAGGAACCTGGCCATATCTCAGGTCACCACCAAATATGTTCTCTGGGTAGATGATGACTTTATCTTTAACAACAAGACCAAGATCGAGGTGCTAGTGGATGTCCTGGAGAAAACGGAACTGGATGTG GTAGGGGGCAGTGTTCTGGGCAATGTGTACCAGTTTAAGCTGCTCCTGgaacagagtgagaatggagaCTGCCTTCACAAGAGGAAAGGATCTTTCCAGCCCCTGGAAGGCTTCCCCAGCTGTGTGCTGACTAGTGGCGTTGCCAACTTCTTCCTGGCCCACACAGAGCGACTCCAAAGAGTTGGCTTCGATTCCCGCCTGCAACGAGTGGCTCACACAG AGTTCTTTATTGATGGGCTAGGGAGCCTGCTTGTGGGGTCATGCCCAGACGTGATGATAGGTCACCAGTCGCGATCTCCAACAGTGGACTTGGATCTGGCTGCCCTGGAGAAGATCTACAACACATACCGGACCAACACGAATGCCCAGATCCAGTACAAGTTGGCTCTCCACTACTTCAAGAACCATCTCCAGTGTGCCACGTAA
- the B4GALNT2 gene encoding beta-1,4 N-acetylgalactosaminyltransferase 2 isoform X2: protein MTVLLSGLGTVLFMFRSVSLQAVFGSLKPEPPHPLGVQGLKLLPEERLRDLFNYDGIWLFPKNQCKCEVIKGQEGYNFEDAYGQSDLPAVKARRRAEFEHFQRREGLPHPPPLLAQPNLPFGYPVYGVEVMPLHTIPIPGLQFEGPEAPVYKVTLTASLGTLNTLADIPDSVVQGRGQKQLTISTSDRKLLKFILQHMTYTSMGYQHHMVDTVSLESKSSVAKFPVTIRHPVIPKLYDPGPERKLRNLVTIATKTFLRPHKFMTMLRSIREYYPDLTVIVADDSKKPMNIKDSHVEYYTMPFGKGWFAGRNLAISQVTTKYVLWVDDDFIFNNKTKIEVLVDVLEKTELDVVGGSVLGNVYQFKLLLEQSENGDCLHKRKGSFQPLEGFPSCVLTSGVANFFLAHTERLQRVGFDSRLQRVAHTEFFIDGLGSLLVGSCPDVMIGHQSRSPTVDLDLAALEKIYNTYRTNTNAQIQYKLALHYFKNHLQCAT from the exons ATGACAGTCTTACTCTCGGGACTTGGCACTGTTTTGTTTATGTTCAGAAGCGTGTCCCTTCAAGCAGTGTTCGGTAGCCTTAAGCCAGAGCCCCCACATCCTTTGGGTGTCCAGGGGTTGAAGCTTCTACCTGAAGAACGTCTTAGGGACCTCTTTAACTACGATGGAATCTG GCTGTTCCCGAAAAACCAGTGCAAATGTGAAGTCATCAAAGGTCAGGAAGGTTATAACTTTGAGGATGCCTATGGCCAGAGCGACCTCCCCGCCGTGAAAGCCAGGAGACGGGCTGAATTTGAACACTTTCAGAGGAG AGAAGGGCTGCCCCATCCACCACCCCTCCTGGCTCAGCCCAACCTCCCCTTTGGGTATCCAGTTTATGGAGTGGAGGTGATGCCCTTGCACACAATTCCCATCCCAG GTCTACAGTTTGAAGGGCCAGAAGCCCCAGTCTATAAG GTCACCCTAACAGCTTCTCTGGGGACACTGAACACACTAGCTGACATCCCAGACAGTGTGGTGCAGGGCAGAGGCCAGAAGCAGCTGACCATTTCCACCAGTGACCGGAAGCTTCTCAAGTTCATCCTCCAGCACATGACATACACCAGCATGGGGTACCAGCACCACATGGTGGACACGG TGAGTCTAGAGTCCAAGTCCTCAGTGGCCAAGTTTCCAGTGACCATCCGCCATCCTGTTATTCCCAAGTTATATGACCCTGGACCAG AGAGGAAGCTCAGAAACCTGGTGACCATTGCCACTAAGACTTTCCTTCGCCCCCACAAGTTCATGACCATGCTCCGGAGTATTCGAGAGTATTACCCAGACTTGACGGTGATAGTGGCTGACGATAGCAAGAAGCCCATGAACATTAAAGACAGCCACGTGGAGTATTACACCATGCCCTTTGGGAAG GGTTGGTTTGCCGGTAGGAACCTGGCCATATCTCAGGTCACCACCAAATATGTTCTCTGGGTAGATGATGACTTTATCTTTAACAACAAGACCAAGATCGAGGTGCTAGTGGATGTCCTGGAGAAAACGGAACTGGATGTG GTAGGGGGCAGTGTTCTGGGCAATGTGTACCAGTTTAAGCTGCTCCTGgaacagagtgagaatggagaCTGCCTTCACAAGAGGAAAGGATCTTTCCAGCCCCTGGAAGGCTTCCCCAGCTGTGTGCTGACTAGTGGCGTTGCCAACTTCTTCCTGGCCCACACAGAGCGACTCCAAAGAGTTGGCTTCGATTCCCGCCTGCAACGAGTGGCTCACACAG AGTTCTTTATTGATGGGCTAGGGAGCCTGCTTGTGGGGTCATGCCCAGACGTGATGATAGGTCACCAGTCGCGATCTCCAACAGTGGACTTGGATCTGGCTGCCCTGGAGAAGATCTACAACACATACCGGACCAACACGAATGCCCAGATCCAGTACAAGTTGGCTCTCCACTACTTCAAGAACCATCTCCAGTGTGCCACGTAA